The following coding sequences lie in one Drosophila bipectinata strain 14024-0381.07 chromosome XR, DbipHiC1v2, whole genome shotgun sequence genomic window:
- the LOC138927792 gene encoding uncharacterized protein: protein MPRGTTLSTNNGPKSKGSLRDRNPNIIFFCDLAHNLYERFVEEHQHIVCNISEEYDNKFSLTVPRFSGNFTDWPSFYDGFLQLIHDNNTLSNIQKFHFLKQALPEGRDQDVSHMALTDSGYTVAWDLLVKRYNNPRLHFMHTMAALYGLESVPKEASEGIRRVLTLANVCISDLRRLKINIDSCDHWLVHHLLTKLPSSTTQAWEHSLGSSTVIPTFSMLETFLLERLVSIDLIENRNQPLGTRSAPGQSSHPRAPNRSNFNSTNRHSFHVTTEMGAPQCTLCQRNHVLRRCPSFLAKDCFARKTIVDRIKACLNCLSTGYALSHCGSTRNCLQCGQRHHTLLHFPNIATQPTNSALSRQPTNGVHSAQGTQQSVASRSSVLSQQHSLAPCLTASNETQLLSAVATYQNPSTTILATALIRIVNDQTGQSVLVRALIDHGSEGTLITESLVQTLGLSRTPISAEITGIGDSSHNRCRHSTNFVLSSISGSQFTSFVSTAFILRTLTGHLPKSEVDPRSFQHLKGLQLADPNFARSGRIDVLVGVDLIPQLMLPEIRRGTHEEPIAQNTLLGWIVFGPVRESMTHSITVRCNTTTLDHLVQRFFEIDSVPSERQPTTEERWCEEHFRQTHVRQPNGKYMVRLPLKTLFDPSQVLGRSKHIALNRFYTLKQKLQQRDKLHQQYLQAIEEYFDLQQIQEVTTSEDSHSHINTNGKLGVFCSTIPHHAVLKEDSLTTKLRVVYDASCKSSNGKPLNDILCTGPALQNDLGGVILNWRCYRYVFVANIQRMYRCIEMHPEDSQFQRIWWRDKTGELKEFRLTTVTFGTASAPYTAIRVIHQIAQDERENYPLAEKVLKREIYVDDVQSGHETTDGAIRVRNEVIAALRSAGMHLRKWAANHPALLSDIPKVDLCNHSIFEMDNKDSIKTLGLYWQPNPALDWDDMLPESLAARWQRYLEHLPEVQHIRIPRWFGCDFSNVISLQLHMFSDGSSLAYAACAYLRVLDTAGIINTHLVAARTRVTPTKPLTIPRVKLSGAVLATKLATWIQQQLHVPQMPVTVYYWSDAMILLHWIYGDPCRWKTFVANRIGSIQEVSSASQWGHVPTQDNPADCATRGLTPLQLTQDKLWWSGPDWLQEPEDHWPKVTLTSPDPSTICEEQAAKVIHAHTCASTDSFVESFSSYSRLVFSTAFINRFIHNTRCKREARLSGPINVKEFSKAMYTLVRVVQQEAFSHELSKLRANKSLSKSNKLSQLSPFIDAQRILRVRGILRNALQLTTQQRTPIILPKSHHFTDLVIKNAHLNTMHGGVQLTRAIIHQQFWIINGKQAVKRVLRQCVDCFQHRPKPSRQLMGDLPYHRVNPPKRAFEATGVDYTGSIDVKASRPSKAIHLELVTGLTAQHFLWALQRFIGRRGFVRHMYSDCGTNFIAADKSLQLWSNEFRQEINLTVVPELTKRYIQWHFNPPHSPNFGGLWEAKKSHRHRSSKGYPMTYEQLSTVLIQIEACLSSRPLCPLTADINDLQVLTPAHFLIGDSMQSLPPPVTRTSRSTHSSWRDNGSYASSGKGGAQIGCLTFRHALNGEKRKKTYRSMT, encoded by the exons ATGCCACGTGGAACCACGCTTTCTACGAATAACGGACCGAAGAGCAAGGGATCGCTGCGCGATCGAAatccaaacattattttcttcTGCGACTTAGCAC ACAACCTATACGAGCGGTTTGTTGAAGAGCACCAGCACATCGTCTGCAACATCTCGGAAGAATACGACAACAAGTTCTCA CTTACAGTTCCACGCTTTTCGGGAAACTTTACGGATTGGCCCTCGTTTTACGATGGTTTCCTACAGCTCATCCATGACAACAACACTCTCTCTAACATCCAGAAGTTTCACTTTCTCAAGCAGGCCTTGCCCGAAGGACGGGACCAGGATGTCAGTCACATGGCATTAACGGATTCTGGGTATACGGTAGCCTGGGATCTCCTCGTCAAGCGCTACAACAATCCACGTCTCCATTTTATGCACACCATGGCGGCACTGTATGGGCTTGAGTCGGTTCCCAAGGAAGCTTCAGAAGGTATCAGGCGCGTGCTAACCCTGGCTAATGTTTGCATTAGTGATCTTCgacgtttaaaaataaacattgattCCTGCGATCACTGGCTAGTGCATCATCTGTTAACCAAACTACCAAGCAGCACTACGCAAGCGTGGGAGCACTCATTGGGGAGCTCCACCGTGATTCCAACCTTTTCGATGTTGGAGACTTTCCTGCTGGAGCGCTTAGTTAGCATCGACCTAATCGAAAATCGAAATCAACCACTTGGAACTCGTTCAGCACCAGGACAATCTTCCCATCCACGTGCGCCTAACCGATCCAACTTCAATTCCACTAACCGCCACAGTTTTCATGTGACTACGGAAATGGGAGCACCCCAGTGCACTCTCTGCCAAAGAAACCATGTTCTCCGGAGATGCCCCAGTTTTCTCGCGAAGGATTGCTTTGCTCGTAAGACGATCGTCGATCGCATAAAAGCATGCCTCAATTGTCTCAGCACAGGCTACGCGCTAAGTCACTGCGGCAGCACTCGCAATTGCTTACAGTGCGGCCAACGCCACCATACGCTTCTGCATTTTCCGAACATAGCAACCCAGCCTACCAACTCTGCCCTATCGCGACAGCCAACGAACGGTGTCCATAGCGCGCAGGGCACCCAACAGAGCGTAGCATCCCGCTCATCTGTTTTGTCTCAACAGCACAGCCTAGCCCCCTGCTTAACTGCTTCGAACGAGACGCAACTCCTCAGCGCAGTTGCCACCTATCAAAATCCATCCACCACGATTCTCGCCACGGCCCTAATCCGAATTGTCAACGACCAAACGGGACAATCTGTTTTAGTCAGAGCGTTGATTGACCATGGCTCGGAAGGAACACTTATCACCGAAAGCTTAGTACAGACGCTGGGTCTCTCACGCACCCCTATATCTGCGGAAATAACAGGGATCGGCGACTCCTCTCACAATCGTTGTCGACATAGTACCAATTTTGTCCTAAGCTCGATTTCAGGTTCCCAGTTCACATCGTTTGTATCCACTGCATTTATTCTCCGTACACTTACAGGGCACCTTCCAAAATCGGAAGTCGACCCTCGCTCATTCCAACACCTTAAAGGATTGCAACTCGCCGATCCCAATTTTGCCCGCTCCGGTCGTATTGACGTGCTTGTGGGCGTTGATCTTATTCCACAATTGATGCTCCCAGAAATTCGACGAGGAACTCATGAGGAACCAATCGCACAAAACACTCTTCTTGGTTGGATTGTTTTTGGACCAGTGAGGGAATCCATGACACACTCCATCACTGTCCGTTGTAACACCACGACGCTTGATCATCTGGTGCAAAGGTTCTTCGAAATAGATAGCGTGCCGTCTGAACGCCAACCCACCACAGAGGAACGATGGTGTGAAGAACACTTTCGTCAAACCCATGTTCGACAGCCCAACGGGAAATACATGGTTCGCTTACCACTGAAAACCTTGTTCGACCCGTCACAAGTTCTAGGCCGATCAAAACATATAGCCTTAAATCGTTTCTACACACTAAAGCAAAAATTGCAGCAGCGCGATAAGCTTCATCAACAATATCTCCAAGCAATCGAGGAATATTTTGACTTGCAGCAAATACAAGAAGTTACTACAAGCGAAGACAGTCACTCTCATATCAACACAAATGGGAAGCTCGGCGTCTTCTGCAGCACGATTCCACACCATGCAGTCCTGAAGGAGGACAGCCTGACGACTAAACTCAGGGTAGTCTACGACGCCTCTTGTAAGAGCTCCAACGGGAAACCACTGAATGACATTTTATGTACTGGCCCAGCTCTACAGAACGATTTGGGAGGAGTGATACTAAATTGGCGTTGTTATCGCTATGTTTTCGTGGCGAACATCCAAAGGATGTACCGATGTATCGAAATGCATCCAGAGGACTCTCAATTCCAGCGCATTTGGTGGCGTGACAAAACCGGAGAGTTAAAAGAGTTCCGTCTTACCACAGTTACCTTCGGAACAGCATCAGCGCCATACACAGCGATTCGGGTGATCCACCAAATAGCTCAGGACGAACGAGAAAATTATCCGCTAGCAGAAAAGGTACTGAAAAGGGAGATTTATGTTGATGACGTACAAAGCGGCCATGAGACCACGGACGGTGCCATTCGAGTGCGAAACGAGGTCATAGCAGCCCTCCGCTCGGCTGGTATGCATCTTCGAAAATGGGCAGCGAACCACCCGGCGTTGCTTAGCGATATTCCTAAAGTAGACCTCTGCAACCACTCAATCTTCGAAATGGACAATAAAGACAGCATTAAAACGCTTGGACTGTACTGGCAGCCAAACCCGGCACTCGATTGGGACGACATGCTACCAGAGTCTTTGGCAGCGCGTTGGCAGCGATATCTCGAACATCTTCCAGAAGTTCAACACATTCGCATACCACGCTGGTTCGGTTGCGATTTCAGCAATGTGATATCTCTTCAATTGCACATGTTCTCCGATGGGTCGTCCCTCGCGTATGCAGCGTGTGCCTACCTTCGAGTACTCGACACTGCTGGAATTATAAATACACACTTAGTCGCAGCTCGCACTAGGGTTACACCAACAAAGCCTCTCACCATACCGCGAGTGAAGCTTTCCGGAGCAGTTCTAGCTACCAAACTCGCCACATGGATCCAGCAGCAACTTCACGTGCCTCAGATGCCGGTCACAGTGTACTACTGGTCAGACGCCATGATCTTGCTTCACTGGATATATGGAGATCCATGCAGGTGGAAGACTTTTGTAGCCAATCGAATTGGCAGCATCCAAGAGGTCAGCTCTGCTTCACAGTGGGGTCATGTGCCTACGCAGGACAACCCTGCGGATTGTGCAACGCGCGGTTTAACCCCACTACAGCTCACGCAGGATAAGCTCTGGTGGAGCGGCCCAGACTGGTTGCAGGAACCCGAAGATCATTGGCCCAAGGTAACTCTTACTTCTCCAGATCCGAGCACAATCTGCGAGGAACAGGCAGCAAAAGTTATCCACGCTCACACCTGTGCATCCACTGATTCCTTTGTTGAGTCATTTTCGTCATACAGTCGACTTGTATTTTCCACAGCATTCATTAATCGCTTTATCCATAATACTCGCTGCAAAAGGGAGGCTCGGCTTTCCGGACCAATTAACGTAAAGGAGTTTTCCAAGGCAATGTATACTCTGGTTCGCGTTGTCCAACAGGAAGCATTCTCTCACGAACTGTCCAAGTTGCGAGCAAACAAATCGCTCTCAAAATCTAACAAGCTTAGCCAACTGTCGCCATTCATAGATGCCCAAAGGATCCTCAGAGTGCGGGGCATACTTCGAAACGCTTTGCAGCTCACCACTCAACAACGCACGCCCATCATTTTACCGAAGTCACATCATTTTACGGACCTCGTCATAAAAAACGCCCATCTGAACACCATGCATGGGGGAGTGCAACTGACCCGTGCGATCATCCATCAGCAGTTTTGGATCATTAATGGCAAACAAGCGGTAAAAAGAGTTCTCCGACAGTGTGTGGATTGCTTTCAGCATCGCCCTAAACCCTCTCGACAATTAATGGGTGATCTTCCATACCATCGTGTTAATCCGCCGAAAAGAGCGTTCGAAGCTACAGGTGTGGATTACACAGGATCTATCGATGTCAAGGCCTCAAGGCCAAG TAAAGCTATCCATTTGGAGCTGGTGACAGGACTCACAGCACAACATTTTCTCTGGGCTCTCCAACGGTTCATTGGACGCCGCGGTTTTGTGCGGCACATGTACAGTGACTGCGGCACAAATTTTATAGCAGCAGATAAATCCCTACAGTTGTGGTCTAACGAGTTCCGGCAGGAAATCAACCTGACAGTCGTCCCAGAACTCACAAAGCGCTATATTCAGTGGCACTTTAACCCCCCACACAGCCCAAACTTCGGAGGACTTTGGGAGGCAAAAAAGTCTCATCGTCATCGTTCCTCCAAAGGATACCCAATGACTTATGAACAATTATCAACCGTTCTTATCCAGATCGAGGCCTGTCTTAGCTCTCGGCCATTATGCCCGTTAACCGCGGATATTAACGATCTGCAAGTATTGACTCCAGCTCATTTTCTCATCGGAGACTCCATGCAATCGCTTCCTCCCCCAGTGACAAGGACAAGTCGCTCAACACACAGTTCATGGAGGGACAACGGATCCTACGCCAGTTCTGGAAAAGGTGGAGCTCAGATTGGTTGTCTCACCTTCAGGCACGCCCTAAATGGAGAGAAGAGGAAGAAAACCTACAGATCAATGACCTAG